AACGCATTGCATTTCCGTCAGCCGCTGTCCCAAAGTGCGCGGCTGTTAGCTGTTCTTTGCACCTTCTTGGGCAACGGGAAAAGCCGTGAAAACCGGCTACAGTTGCGCTGCGGTAACGCATCAGTCCAGACCTCCGGCCTTGTGCTGCGAATGCACAGGGAAATCCAGTCGACCCGCCCGGGTCGGCGAAGGTGGAGGCGAGGCAGAGGCGCGCTGCGCGCGCGCAAGTGACAAGTGCCAAGTAACACAAGTAACAAGAGACACGAGGGAACGCCTTTCCGCGTTCCAGCTCCGTCCTCTTGCCACTTGATACTTGGCACTTGCCACTTGCGCGGCGACAGCCGCGCCCCGACACATGCGGAGTCCGAACATCCGACCCAAGACGCTCACGCGTCCGGCGCGAAATTTTTGCGCGCGCCGGCTCGCGAAAACTTCATCGCAAAAATGAAGCGTGAGAGCAGTCTACCGCATCGAACCCGACGCGCGTCTGCCGGACGGATATAAAAACAACCATCCCTCCGGATCGCGCCCATCGTCAACGAGGCCGGCCTGCTCTTGCCAAAACCCAAGAGAGACTGACCCATCCATGACACTGTCACACTCGCTGCCCCGCCACGCGGGACGGCTCTTTGCCATCGCGCTCGCCGGCTTCGCCGCGAACGCCCTCACTGCCATCGTGCCCGCGCAGGCACCCTCGCCCGCCGGCCCGTCCTCTGAAGAACTGGTCCGCCTCGACCGCTACGTCGTGTCGGCGGCCCGCACGCAACAAGACGTGAAAACCACGCCCAGCAGCGTGACCGTGATTTCACTGCGGGAAATGAACCGGGCGCAGATCACCGACTTGCGCGCGGCTCTGCAAACCGCCCCCGGCGTCAATGTCGTGGAAACCGGCGGCGCCCTCGGCAGCCAGACCAGCGTCAGCATCCGCGGCGCGAGCGCGGCGCACACGCTGTTCCTCATCGACGGCATCCGCATCAACTCCGAGGATCCCACCAATCGCTATGCCAACATACTCGGCGCCGGCGGCCTCGCCGGGCTGGATCGCGTGGAGGTTTTGCGCGGCGCGCAAAGCATCCTCTACGGCAGCTCGGCCATCGGCGGCGTGGTCTCGCTCGCGACCGTGCGCGGTGACGGCTCTCCCGTCGTCACACTGGGCGCGGACGGCGGCTCGTTTGGCACTATCGGTGGCGCGGCATCTGTCTCCGGCAGCGCGGATCTGCGTTCGCGCTCCGGCAGCTGGGGTCCGGCCCCGCTCCACTACAGCATGTCGCTCTCCGCGCTCTCCACCCAAAACGACCGCTCGCACAATGATTTCAAACAAATCTCCTTTGCCTCGCGTCTCGACTGCGACATCTCGTCCAAGCTCGCCGCCGGCGTCACTTACCGTGCCATGAACAACGACTACGACGAGCCCGGCACCCTGCACGATCCCTCCACCGCCGGCCACGCCGTCCAGCGTTTCGACCTCATCACTGTCTATGCCGACTGGCACCCGCTTGAAGCCTTTGCTTTCCGCCTTACTTACGGCTTTGTCGACAGCGACTACGATTGGGATGAGACAGCCTATCCCTCGACCATGACCGCCAGGCGCAACGTCATCGACTGGCAAAACACCTGGCAGGCGCTTGAGCAACTCCAACTGGTCGCCGGCCTCAACGCCGAATGGTCGCGCTACGACAACGCCAGCCTTATCCTCGATGATGACGTGCGCTCCGCTTACCTGAATGCCGTCGCGACTCCCGTCAAAAACCTCGCGCTCACCGCAGGCGTTCGCGTCGACGATTACAACACCTTCGATGCACACGTCACATGGCGCACCGGGCTTTCCTACCGCATCGAAAAAACCGCCACCACCCTGCGCGCCAATTATGGCACCGGCTACAACGCCCCCTCGCCCAATTACGTTCTCGGCGGCGGCTGGTATGAGCCGAGCCCCGGCCTCGAGCCCGAACAATCCAAGGGCTGGGATTTCGGCGTCGAACAGGACCTATGGGGGAACCGCATCACCCTCGGCGCCGCATGGTTCCGGAATGAATTTGAGAACAAGTTCGATGCCGCCTGGAACGTGAGCGGATACCGTTACCGCAATATTCCCGGTGCCACGGCGGAAGGCGTGGAGCTTTCGCTTGCCGCCCGCCCGCATCAAAAAGTCGGCGTCCGCGCCGCCTACACCTACTTGAATACACGCGACGACTCGGGCGCCCGCCTCATTCGCCAGCCGCGTCACGCCCTCGTCGGCGATGTCAATTTCCAAGCCACTCCCGCCTGGCTCATCGGCCTCGGGGCAACCTTGGTCGCCGACCGTCCTGACGACACATATTTCGATGCCTCCTTCACCCAGTATCGGCAGAAGATGCATGACTATGCCCTCGCGCGTCTCTATTCGGCCTATGAAGTCAAACCCGGTCTCACGCTGCGCGCCCGCGTCGAAAATCTCTTCGACAAAGAATATCAGACCGTCGCCGACTACCCTGGCTTGCCCATCGGCGTGTTTGCCGGCATCGAGTGGAAATTCTGATGTCCTGCAAAACCAACAGCGCGCGCCGCGCGCCGCCTCCCCGTCGGGACGACCTTCCCGCCGCCCGGTCAGCGGGATCTGGCGCGTATTTGTATCCTAAATACAAATACGCATGCGCGCTGTTGGTTTTTCTGCTCTTCGGCCTTTCAGCCCTTCAGTCCTTCGGCCCTCGCGCATTCGCGGCCCCGCCGCAAATGCGCGTCGTCTCCCAGACCGTCGGCAACGACGAACTGCTCCTCGCCGTCGCCTCGCCGTCGCAAATCGCCGCGCTCAGCCACCTCGCGACCGAGTCCGATTTTTCCGCCGTGGCCGCGCAGGCCGCCGCGTTTCCCAAACTCGACAAGAACGCCACCGCCGAGAGCATCCTCTCGTTTTCGCCCACGCTCGTCCTTTTCACCGACTACAGCCGCACCGAACTCGTCGAGCAAATCCACCGCGCCGGCGTGCGCAGTGTCATCATCAAAAACTATCGCACCCTCGACGACACCTACGGCAACCTTCGCCTCATCGCCGCCGAACTCGGCCCCGAGGCCGCCGGGCGGGCCGAGCGTCTCATCGCCGGGTGCGAAGCCCGCGTCGCCGCGCTCCGCGCCAAAATGGCCGGCGCCAAGCCCGTGCGCGTCATCGCCCCCTCGACCTACGGGGTGATTCCCGGCCGCGATACCACCTTTCAGGATCTCTGCGACCACGCCGCCGCCGAAAACCTCGCCGCCACGCTCGGCGGACTGCGCGGGCATGCGCCGCCGCCGTCCGAGAAAATGATCGCCTGGCCCGTGGACAAAGTCGTGCTCATCTCCGGGGCGCTCCAAAGCGGCGTCCGCCCGCTCGACGGCGAGGATCCCGTGCAGGCCGCGCTCGCCCCCTTCCTGAAGCTCCCGCCCTACCAGTTCATGCCCGCCGTCCGCGAACGCCGCGTGGCCTTGCTGGAGCCGTGGCAGATAAGCTGCGTCTCGCACCACCGCGTCGCCGCCTACGAACGGCTGGCCCGCGAGTTGCATCCCGAGCGCTTCGCCCATGCAGAATGAACAACAAACCCGCTTCATGCGCCGGGGAAACAACCCAAAATGATGCAGCCGCCCGCAAACCTCTTTCTCTTTCCTCTTTATCTTTCTTCTTTCTCTCGCCACGAAACACCGGACACCAAGGTCGGGGATGAACGCTAAAGAGGAAAGAGAAAGATAACGGAACAAGGAACACTCCGGACCATCACCGCCGCCATGCCCTCTCCTTCCGCCACCCGCTTCGCCCTTCCCGCCGCACTTCTGCTGCTGGTCGGGTTGATGTTTGTCTCGCTCGGCATAGGCGACATGAACCTCTCGCCCGCGCGCACCCTCGCCGGCGTGCTGCATCAGGACGAACTCGCCGCCATGGTGATCTGGAACATGCGGCTGCCCCGCCTCCTCGTCGCCATGCTCATCGGGGCGGCGCTCGCCTCCAGCGGCCTCGTCATGCAGGCGTATTTCCGCAACAGCCTCGCCAGTCCCGGGCTGCTCGGCGTGAGCGCGGGAGGCACGGCCGGCGCGGTTGTCGTCATCGGCGCGGGCATCACCGCGCATTCGCTCCTGTTTCTCCCCGTGGCGTCGATCGCCGGCGCGTTTGTCGCCACGGCCATGGTCATCGCGCTCGCGCGGCGCGGCGCGGGCACCGAGCGCCTTCTCCTCGCCGGCATCGCGCTCAATGCGATGCTCGGCGCCGTCTCCAGCTACGTGCTCTCCAACGCCACCCTCACCTACGAGCGCAACGCGCAGATTCTCTTCTGGCTGCTCGGCGGACTCGAGGACCGCACGTGGGAACACGTGAAAATGGCCATCCCCATCGTGGTCGCCGCCGCGCTGCTCTGGCCTCTCGGCCGCCAGATGGACTTGCTCAGCCTCGGCGCCGACGAAGCCCAGAGCCTCGGTGTCGACGTGCGGCGGTTGCGGCGCTGGCTGCTCGTGCTGTCCACCGTGCTCACCGCGCTCGCCACGGCGGTCGCCGGCTCGGTCGGCTTTGTCGGCCTCATCGTGCCGCATCTGCTGCGCCTGCTCGTCGGCCCGGAACACCGCCGCCTCGTGCCGCTTTCGCTCATCGGAGGCGCGGCCTTCGTCGTCGCCTGCGACCTCGTCGGCCGCGAGGCGGGCGGCCTTCGCATCGGCATCGTCACCTCGCTCGTCGGCGGCCCCTTCTTCCTCTGGCTCCTTCGCAAAAAAACATGAGCTCCGTGATTTTCGATTTTCGATTCCCGATTTTCGATTGGGGAACAATCGCCCCGATTGCGAAATCGCGCGGCAGCGCGCAATCGAAAATCGAAAATCAAAAATCGAAAATTTCATGACCAACGTGCTCGACATCATCAACGCCTCCGTGCCCGGCCGTCTCACCGATGTGAGCCTGCGCCTGGGCTCCGGCACGATGGCCGGACTGGTCGGCCCCAACGGCTCGGGCAAGTCCACCCTGCTTCAGGTCGCATCCGGACTGCTCCCCGCCAGCGGGGAGGTGCGCTGGGGCGGGCAGCAGCTCCCGCACATTCCCATCCTCGAACGCGGACGGCGCACCGCCTGGGTGCCGCAGGAGGCGCGCTTCGAGTTCGGCTTCACCGTCCGCTCCGTCGTCGCGCAGGGCCGCTACGCGCACGGCGACGACAACCAGGGGGTGGACGAGGCTCTCGCCCGCCTCGATCTCACCGCGCTTGCCGACCGCCCCGTCAATCATCTCTCCGGCGGCGAACGCCAGCGCGTCCTCCTCGCCCGCGCCATCGCCACCGGGGCTCCGCTCCAGCTCTGGGACGAACCGCTCGCCGCGCTCGACCCGCGCCACGCGCTCGAGATCCTCCTCCTCGGCAACAAGCACACCCGGGCGGGCGGCACGCTCCTTTTTTCCCTGCACGACCTCCGCATGGCCTACATCCTCGACATCGTCGTCGTCCTGCACAAAGGCCGCCTGCGCGCCGCCGGCGTCCCCTCCAAGGTCCTCACGCCCGACCTCCTCCTCGAAGTCTTCGGTGTCCGCTCCGAGATCACCCCCAGCCTCTCCTTCGCCCTGCCCTGACCTCGTCTTTCTCCTCCCTCTTTCTTCTTTCCTCTTTCTCTTTCTTCTTTCTCCCTCCGCCGCCGCTCCCCCGGAAAATTCAGCATCCACAATACAAATACATCAACAACGCCTTCCAGAATGAACGACCATCCGCAACCTTCCTCTCCTTCTCCCGCCCGCACCGACGCCGAGCACCGCGAGCACATGCAAACCGTCCAGGCGCAGGTCCGCGCCGCCGTGCAATCCGCCAAGGACAAGCGCGGCCTCGTCATGGTGCACACCGGCAACGGCAAAGGCAAAACCACTGCCGCCTTCGGCATGCTCGCCCGCATGCTCGCGCACAAACGCAAATGCGCCGTCATCCAGTTCATCAAGTCCGGCAAGGATGCCGTCGCCCGCCTGCTCGAAAGCCCCAATCTCCACTGGCACCACGCCGGCGGCGGCTTTACCTGGGACACCCAGAACCGCGACAGCGACATCGCCCTCTGCCGCGAAGGCTGGCGGCTTGCCCTGAGCTATTTCGCCGACCCGGAAATCAGCTTCATCCACCTCGACGAACTCAACGTCGTCCTCGACATCGGCTACCTCCCGAAAGACGAGGTCCTCGCCGCGCTCCGCGCCAAGCGCCCCGACCTCCACGTCGTCTGCACCGGCCGCAATGCCCCGCCCGAGCTCATCGAACTCGCCGACCTCGTCACCGAAATGCGCGAGATCAAGCACCCCTTCAACGCCGGCATCCAGGCCCAGCAGGGAATCGAGTTCTGACGAATGCGGAATGCGGATTTCGGAATGCGGAATAAGACACCGTATCGAAGCCTTTTTATCCTGTAGTCCGTCCTCCCTTATTCCGCATTCCGAAATCCGCATTCCACATTTTCATGCGCTCCCTCTCCATCCTCGGCACGTCCTCCAACGCCGGCAAAACCTGGGTCGCCACCGCCTTCTGCGCCTGGCTGCGCGCCCAGGGCGTGCGCGTCGCCCCCTTCAAGGCGCAGAACATGTCCAACAACGCCTGGGCCACGCTCGACGGCGGCGAGATGGCCCGCGCCCAGGCCGTCCAAGCCGAGGCCTGCGGCCTCATGCCGGACGCCGGGATGAACCCCATCCTCCTGAAACCCTCCGGCCCCGGCGGATCCCAACTCGTCCTTCTGGGCCGCGCCCAAGGCCACCAGGCCGCCGCCGAGTATTACCGCCACTTCGACCACCTCTGGGAAATCGTGAAGGCCGCGCTGGACGGCTGGCGCTCCCGCTGCGACGTCCTCGTGCAGGAAGGCGCGGGCAGTCCCGTCGAACTCAATCTCATGGGGCGCGACCTCGTCAACCTCCGCCCCATGCGCCACCTCGACGGACGCTTTCTCCTCGTGGGCGACATCGACCGCGGCGGCATCTACGCCCAGCTCGCCGGCACCTGGGCGCTCCTCCCGCCGGAGGACCGCCCCCGCTCGCTCGGCGCCATCGTCAACCGCTTCCGCGGCGACATTTCCCTGTTCCCCCATCCGCAGGAATGGCTCGCCCCGCACGCCCCCGGCCTCGACATCGCCGGCACGCTCCCCTTCCGTCCCGACCTCCAGCCCGAGGAGGAGGACGGGCTCGCCGCCACCGACGAGGACCGCGGCGCCGGCGCATCCATTTGCTGGATACGGCTTCCCCGCGCCGCCAACCTCACCGACTGCCAGCCGTGGTGGGGCGACGCCGGCATCCGCACGCGCTGGGTCTCCGCGCCCGAAGCCCTCGCCGGCGCGCGCGCCATCGTCATCCCCGGCTCCAAAAACACCCTCGCGGACCTGCGCTGGCTTCGCGCATGCGGCCTCGCCGGCGCCATCGTCGCCGCGGCGAAACGCGGCGTCCCGGTCGTCGGCATTTGCGGCGGTTTCCAGATCCTCGGCGCGCGCCTCGTCGACCCGGAAGGCGTGGCGGGTGACGCGGGCGACGAGTCCGGCCTCGGCCTTCTGCCGCACCGGACCGTTTTCCAACGCGAAAAGACCGTCCGCCAAGTCACCGCCCGCTGCGGTGACCGCCGCTGGACCGCCTATGAAATCCACATGGGCCGCAGCGAACCGACCGCGCCCTGCCCCGCCCTTCACCTCATCGAGGACGCACAGGGTTCCCGTCCCGAGGGACTCCGCTCGGGCAATGTCATCGGCACCTATCTGCACGGCTGGTTCGAGGTCCCTGAGACCCGCCGTCTCCTCGCCGCCGCCGCCAATATCGCGGAGCACATGCCGCATCTCGTCCCCTGGGCCGAGCAACGCCAGCAAATCTACCGCCAGATGGCCGCGCATCTGGAATCCCACCTGAACCTTGCATCCATCAAACGCTACCTCGACCTATGACACCCCTCTTTCCTCTTTATTCTTTCTCTTTCCTCTTTCTCCTTCCCGCAAGGAATGGCGTGAGTGACGGGAGAAAGAGGAAAGAGAAAGAATAAAGAGGAAAGAAAAACATCAGCCCTTCCCGCCCATCCTCCTGTCCCTCTCTCCAGCGCATTCTCATGATTTACGGCCACGGCGACGACGCCCATTCCCAGACCCACCACATCCGCGACGATTTCAGCTCCAATATCCGGCCGGACGGACCGCCGGTCGAACTCATCGACCATCTCCGCGCGCGCCTGTCCGCCGTTGCCCGCTATCCCGAGCCCGCCGCCGACACCGTGCGCCGCCAACTCGCCGCCACCCATCAGGTTTCCGCCGCGCAAGTCCTCGTCACCGCCGGGGCCACCGCCGCCATCTATCTCGTCGCGCAAGCCCACCGCGCCCGCGCCTCGCTCATCGTCACGCCCACCTTTTCCGAATACGAGGACGCCTGTCGCCTTCACGACCACAAGCTCGCCTTCTCCGCCCGCGCCCGCTTTTTTGCCGATCCCGGCAGCCACCTCGACACCGCGCCGCGCCCCGACCTTCTCTGGCTCTGCAATCCCAACAACCCCACCGGCGAGGCCGCGTCCCGCGACGAACTCCTCGCCCTCATCGACGCGCACCCCCGCACGCTTTTCGTCATCGACCAGTCCTACGCCGATTTCTGCTTGGTCGCCCCCATCCTGCCCGCCGACACCGCCGTCCGCGAAAACCTCATCCTCATCCGCTCCCTCACCAAAACCCTCGGCATCCCCGGCCTGCGCATCGGCCACGTCTTCGCCTCCGCGTCCAACATTGCCGCGCTTGCCCGCCACCTCCAGCCCTGGGCCGTCAACACCCTCGCGCTCGAAGCCGCCGCCTACTACCTCGCACACCGCGCACGCCTCGCGCCCCCGCTCGAAACCTGGCTTGCGCACACCCGCGCCTTCTCCCGCGCCGTCGCGGGCCTCGAAGGATTCACGCCGCATCCCACCGCGACCACCTTCTTCCTCGTCGAGCTGGCCCGCGGCACCTCGGCCGCGCTCAAGCAATATCTCGTGGAGAAACACGGCATCCTCATCCGCGACGCCGCCAACTTCCGCGGCCTGACCTCCCGCCACATCCGCGTCTCCCCTCAATCCCCGTGGCAAAACCACCGCCTCGCACAGTCCCTCCAAACCTGGCGCGGCTGATCATGGGCATGAAAACGCCGGCCGGATGCCTCGATTAAATGCTCCTTTCCGCCCTCCAGTCCTTCAGCCTTTCCGCCCTGCTCCTGGGCGTCGCCCTCGACCTCGCGCTCGGCGATCCCCGCTGGCTCCCTCATCCAATCGTTGGATACGGCCGCGCCATCGCCTGGGGCGAGCGCAAGCTCAACCACGGCTCGTCCCGCGCCCGTTTTTTCAAAGGCGCCGCGCTCACCCTGTTCCTCGTCGCCGTCACTTACACCGTCTGGCTCGCCGCCCTCGCCCTCGCCGCCCGCGCGCACACCGCCGCCGCCGTCGCGCTTGCCGCCTTTGGCGTCTTCACCGCCTTGGCCCACCGCACCCTCATCGCCGAATGCCGCGCCGTCTTTCGCGCGCTCGGCGACGGGACGCGCGATCACGATCCCGGCACCCTTGACGCCGCCAGACGACAGCTCGCCCGCATCGTCGGACGCGACACCGCGCGCCTCGACGCCCGGCAAATCCGCACCGCCGCCCTGGAAACCCTCGCCGAAAATCTCTCCGACGGCGTCGTCGCCCCGCTTTTCTGGTATGCCCTTGGCGGCGTCCCCGCCATGATGGCCTGCAAAATGGTCAACACCCTCGACTCCATGATCGGCCATCACGATGACCGCCATGAGTTCTTCGGCAAAACCGCCGCCCGCCTCGATGACGCTGTCAACTACCTTCCCGCCCGCCTTACCGCGCTCCTTCTCGCCCTCGCCGCGCGCAGCCCCCGCGCCCTCCGCTTCGTCGCCCGTTACGGCCGCGCCCATGCCAGTCCCAATGCCGGCTACCCCGAGGCGGCCCTCGCCGGCGCCCTCGATCTTCGTTTCGGCGGGCCGAATTATTACGACGGAGAACTCGTGGAAAAACCCTTCATCGGCCGGAATCCCCGCGCCGTCCGCCCCGCCGAAATCGACACCGCCGCCCGCCACGCGCACGTCACCCTCGCCCTCATGGTCCTCCTGACCGCCGCCGCCCGCCTCCTGCTCCCTCTGCCGTTCTGTTGAAACGCCCCCTCGCGATGCATATCCATTTTCTTGATACTTGCCACTGATAACTTGTCACTTTTCCCCGTCATGTCCTCCCTCGTTTTTCTCACTGGCCCCGTGCGCAGCGGCAAAAGCCGTCGCGCCGTCGAACTCGCCACCGCCTGGGGCCCCGGCACCGTTTTCATCGCCACCTGCCGTCCTCCCGTCGCCGGACCGGACGGCGCGCCCTCCGATCCCGAGCTGGCCGAACGCATCCGCCGCCACCGGGCCGAGCGTCCCGCAGCTTGGCGCGTGCTCGAGGCTCCCCGGGACCTGCCCGCCGCCCTCGACGCGCTCCAACCGCCGCCCGCCGGCGTTCTGCTCGACTGCCTCACGCTCTGGGTTTCCGACCGCCTCGACCTCTCCGACGACGCCCTCATCGCGGAATGGGACAGGCTCCTCGCCTATCTCCGCGCCGCCCCCTGCCCGTCGGTCATCGTCAGCAATGAAATCGGCTGGTCGCCCGTCCCCGGGCATCCCGTCCTCCGCCGCTTCCGCGATCTCGTCGGCATCCTCGCCCAGCGCACCGCCGCCGCCGCCACCGAAGCCCACCTCTGCGTCGCCGGCCAAACGCTCCGCCTGAAATAACCCTCCGCCAACTCTTCTTTCCTCTTTATTCTTTCTCTTTCCTCCCAAACGCCATCACAATCAGTATCCACAATCTTGATACTTGCCACTTGCTACTTGTCACTTTTCCTCCATCATGTCCTACAAAATCCCGACCATCCCGTCCCTCGCCCATCATCTCGAGGCCGACCTCCGCGCGGCCATCGACAATAAAACCAAGCCCCCCGGCTCGCTCGGCCAGCTCGAAACCCTCGCGCTCCGCCTCGGCCTCATGCAGGACACCCTCGCGCCCGCGCTCCGGCGACCCGCCTCGCTCGTCTTCGCCGGCGACCACGGGCTCGCCGATGAAGGAGTCAGCCCCTTTCCCAAGGCCGTCACCGTCCAGATGGTGCTCAACTTCCTTGCCGGCGGCGCCGCCATCAACGTCTTCGCCCGCCAGCACGGCCTCGACCTTCGTGTGATCGACGCCGCCGTCGCCGGCCCCCTTCCCGCGCACCCGCAGCTCCTCGACCGCAAGATCATGCCGTCCGGCACGCGCAACGCCCTCCACGGCCCGGCCATGACACCGGACGAAGTCGCGCGCTGCCTCGCCGCCGGGGACCAGCTCGCCGCCGATCTCGCCGCCGGGGGATGCAATGCCGTCATTTTCGGCGAGATGGGCATCGGCAACACCTCCGCCGCCTCGCTCCTCATGACCGCGCTCACCGGCATGCCCATCGAAACGACGACCGGGCGCGGCTCCGGCCACGACCCCGCCGGACTCGCCCGCAAACGCGACATCCTCGCCCGCGTCCTCGCCCGCCATCCCGGCGCGACCACGCCTCTCGCGGCCCTCGCCGCCTTTGGCGGAGCCGAAATGGCCATGATGACCGGCGCGATGCTCGGGGCCGCCGCGCGCCGCATGGTCGTCCTCAACGACGGCTTTATCGTCACGGCCTCGCTCCTTGTCGCCGCGCGCCTCAATCCCGCCGTCCTCGACTACACGGTCTTTTCCCACACGTCCGCCGAAGGCGCGCATGACGCGCTGGTGAAGCACCTGGGCGGACAGCCGCTCCTCGCCCTCGACCTTCGGCTCGGCGAAGGCACCGGCGCGGCGCTGGCCTGGCCGCTCCTGCTATCGGCGACCCGGTTCCTCCAGGAAATGGCCACCTTCGAAACCGCCAGCGTGAACAAAATCCACACCTGATGACCGGGCAAACCCTTCGTGACCGGCAGGATGCGTCAATGCGCAGCGCAGGTATCCTGCCTGCCGTTGGCATCTTGTCGCGCGAAGCGCTCACTTATTTCTTGGAAAAGTGCCAGCGATGCCTCGCGTCATTCGCCCACCCCACTTCAGCTCACACCCACGCATCCTCCGCAAATTCGTGCTTGCCCCGGGGTGCGCAAAGCAGGATGTTTCGCCCCTTGCGGCAATCACTCAGGTCAAGCCGGCGCGCCGCATTGCTCCCGCCGGTTTTTAGTCAAAACAACCTTCAACCAACGGCCGAAAGGCCTCCTGCGAAGGTCCGGCGCTCCGGGGCAAGGCGGCGGTGCCCTCGCATTCGTCACATGAGTTCAGTAATGCAAGAACTGCTCGCGCAGTCCTCCTTCGACAAGCTCAAGGAAGGGCAAATCGTCCCGGGCACCATCACCGAAATCCGCCAGAACGAAGTCGTCGTCGACATCGGCGGCAAATCCGAAGGCATCATCCCCGCGGGCGAGTTCATCGATCTCGGCGAGCTCCAGATCGGCTCCCAAATCGACGTTTTCCTCGAAAAACTCGAAGACAAGAACGGCAACCCCGTCCTCTCCTTCGACAAGGCCGAGCAGAAGAAAAACTGGGACAACATCCTCACCAAATTCCCCGAAGGCTCCGTTGCCGCCGGACGCGTCCGCGCCAAGGTCAAGGGCGGCCTCATCGTCTCCATCGGCGTCGATTCCTTCCTGCCCGCCTCGCACATCGACGTGCAGCCCCCGAAGAACCTCGACCAATACGTGGGCCAGACCTACGACTTCAAGGTCATCAAGATCAACCTCGACCGCAAAAACATCGTCCTCTCGCGCCGCGAACTCATCGAGGAACAACGCACCGCCAAGCGCCGCGCCCTCCTCGAATCCATCGAGCCCGGCCAGATCCGCAAGGGCGTCGTGAAGAACATCACCGACTTCGGCGCCTTCATCGACCTCGACGGCATGGACGGCCTGCTCCACATCACCGACATGAGCTGGGGCCGCATCACCCACCCGAGCGAAATGCTCAAGCAGGGCGAGGAAATCGACGTCATGATCATCGAGGTCAACCGCGAGAAGGAACGCGTTTCCCTCGGCCTCAAGCAGACCACGAAAAACCCGTGGGATGACATCGAGCACAAATTCCCCGTCGGCGCGAAAGTGCACGGCAAGGTCGTCAACCTCGTCCCCTACGGCGCGTTCATCGAGATCGAGCCCGGCGTCGAGGGCCTCGTCCACATCACCGAGATGTCCTGGACCAAGCGCATCACCAAGCCCTCCGAAATGCTCAAGGTCGGCCAGGAACTCGACGCGGTGGTGCTCGGCATCCAGAAGGAGGAGCAGAAAATCTCCCTCGGCCTCCGCCAGCTCGAATCCAACCCGTGGGACATGGTCCGCCACAACTACCCGATCGGCGCCCGCGTCCGCGGCAAGGTGCGCAACATGACCACCTACGGCGCCTTCATCGAGCTCGAGGAAGGCATCGACGGCATGGTGCACGTCTCCGACATGAGCTGGACCCGCAAGGTCAACCACCCCTCCGAAGTCCTCAAGAAGGGCGACGAGGTGGACGCGACCGTGCTCGACGTGGACTCCAGCCAGCAGCGCATCAGCCTCGGCATGAAGCAGCTCACCACCGATCCCTGGGCCGACATCGACGCGCACTTCAAGATCGGCGACGTCGTCACCGGCACCGTCTCGAAGATCACCTCCTTCGGCGCCTTCGTGGAGCTCAAGGACGGCATCGACGGCCTCGTGCACATCTCGCAGATCAGCGAGGAGCGCATCGAAAAGATCAAGGACGTGCTCAAGCCCGGCCAGGAAGTCACCGCCCGCGTCATCAAGATCGACCGCGACGAGCGCCGCCTCGGCCTCTCGATCAAGGCCGCCCACTACAGCG
This genomic stretch from Termitidicoccus mucosus harbors:
- the cobO gene encoding cob(I)yrinic acid a,c-diamide adenosyltransferase; this encodes MNDHPQPSSPSPARTDAEHREHMQTVQAQVRAAVQSAKDKRGLVMVHTGNGKGKTTAAFGMLARMLAHKRKCAVIQFIKSGKDAVARLLESPNLHWHHAGGGFTWDTQNRDSDIALCREGWRLALSYFADPEISFIHLDELNVVLDIGYLPKDEVLAALRAKRPDLHVVCTGRNAPPELIELADLVTEMREIKHPFNAGIQAQQGIEF
- a CDS encoding FecCD family ABC transporter permease gives rise to the protein MPSPSATRFALPAALLLLVGLMFVSLGIGDMNLSPARTLAGVLHQDELAAMVIWNMRLPRLLVAMLIGAALASSGLVMQAYFRNSLASPGLLGVSAGGTAGAVVVIGAGITAHSLLFLPVASIAGAFVATAMVIALARRGAGTERLLLAGIALNAMLGAVSSYVLSNATLTYERNAQILFWLLGGLEDRTWEHVKMAIPIVVAAALLWPLGRQMDLLSLGADEAQSLGVDVRRLRRWLLVLSTVLTALATAVAGSVGFVGLIVPHLLRLLVGPEHRRLVPLSLIGGAAFVVACDLVGREAGGLRIGIVTSLVGGPFFLWLLRKKT
- a CDS encoding TonB-dependent receptor plug domain-containing protein, coding for MTLSHSLPRHAGRLFAIALAGFAANALTAIVPAQAPSPAGPSSEELVRLDRYVVSAARTQQDVKTTPSSVTVISLREMNRAQITDLRAALQTAPGVNVVETGGALGSQTSVSIRGASAAHTLFLIDGIRINSEDPTNRYANILGAGGLAGLDRVEVLRGAQSILYGSSAIGGVVSLATVRGDGSPVVTLGADGGSFGTIGGAASVSGSADLRSRSGSWGPAPLHYSMSLSALSTQNDRSHNDFKQISFASRLDCDISSKLAAGVTYRAMNNDYDEPGTLHDPSTAGHAVQRFDLITVYADWHPLEAFAFRLTYGFVDSDYDWDETAYPSTMTARRNVIDWQNTWQALEQLQLVAGLNAEWSRYDNASLILDDDVRSAYLNAVATPVKNLALTAGVRVDDYNTFDAHVTWRTGLSYRIEKTATTLRANYGTGYNAPSPNYVLGGGWYEPSPGLEPEQSKGWDFGVEQDLWGNRITLGAAWFRNEFENKFDAAWNVSGYRYRNIPGATAEGVELSLAARPHQKVGVRAAYTYLNTRDDSGARLIRQPRHALVGDVNFQATPAWLIGLGATLVADRPDDTYFDASFTQYRQKMHDYALARLYSAYEVKPGLTLRARVENLFDKEYQTVADYPGLPIGVFAGIEWKF
- a CDS encoding ABC transporter substrate-binding protein, which encodes MSCKTNSARRAPPPRRDDLPAARSAGSGAYLYPKYKYACALLVFLLFGLSALQSFGPRAFAAPPQMRVVSQTVGNDELLLAVASPSQIAALSHLATESDFSAVAAQAAAFPKLDKNATAESILSFSPTLVLFTDYSRTELVEQIHRAGVRSVIIKNYRTLDDTYGNLRLIAAELGPEAAGRAERLIAGCEARVAALRAKMAGAKPVRVIAPSTYGVIPGRDTTFQDLCDHAAAENLAATLGGLRGHAPPPSEKMIAWPVDKVVLISGALQSGVRPLDGEDPVQAALAPFLKLPPYQFMPAVRERRVALLEPWQISCVSHHRVAAYERLARELHPERFAHAE
- a CDS encoding ABC transporter ATP-binding protein, with product MTNVLDIINASVPGRLTDVSLRLGSGTMAGLVGPNGSGKSTLLQVASGLLPASGEVRWGGQQLPHIPILERGRRTAWVPQEARFEFGFTVRSVVAQGRYAHGDDNQGVDEALARLDLTALADRPVNHLSGGERQRVLLARAIATGAPLQLWDEPLAALDPRHALEILLLGNKHTRAGGTLLFSLHDLRMAYILDIVVVLHKGRLRAAGVPSKVLTPDLLLEVFGVRSEITPSLSFALP